A region from the Arvicola amphibius chromosome 12, mArvAmp1.2, whole genome shotgun sequence genome encodes:
- the LOC119799555 gene encoding PRELI domain containing protein 3B-like: MVTTAAMQKYTNPMNPSVVGVDVLDRHIDPSGKPHSHRLLSTEWGLPSIVKSLISAARTKIYMLEHSVVGPIKTIMELKSSSISFTYMVSVDERLTYKPHPQHPEKTVLTQEAIITVQGVSLSSHLEGLMASPISSNSNKG, from the coding sequence ATGGTTACCACGGCTGCAATGCAGAAATACACAAACCCCATGAATCCAAGCGTAGTTGGTGTTGATGTGTTGGACAGACACATCGATCCCTCTGGAAAGCCACACAGCCACAGGCTCCTCAGCACAGAGTGGGGCCTGCCCTCCATTGTGAAGTCGCTTATTAGTGCAGCAAGAACGAAAATATACATGCTGGAGCATTCTGTAGTTGGCCCAATAAAAACCATCATGGAGCTCAAGTCCTCCAGCATCTCATTTACATATATGGTCTCTGTTGACGAGAGGCTTACATACAAGCCGCACCCCCAGCACCCAGAGAAAACTGTCCTGACCCAGGAAGCCATCATCACCGTGCAAGGGGTCAGCCTCAGCAGCCACCTTGAAGGACTCATGGCAAGCCCCATATCTTCCAACTCTAACAAAGGTTGA